One region of Peribacillus simplex genomic DNA includes:
- the yyaC gene encoding spore protease YyaC encodes MNLNSSLFNNNKNRLSRILHEDTDASKQISQELINLLPTGKLQTIVIVCIGTDRSTGDSLGPLVGTLLSEKAENSSSSFHVYGTLDDPIHAMNLSEKLNEIKKIHTNPFIVGIDACLGKMKSVGIVQIGQGPVKPGAGVNKDLPSVGNAHITGIVNVSGFMEFMVLQNTRLNLVLKMAKTIAEGIYEAQNHYPVKPSITPFTLSFKQEKTL; translated from the coding sequence ATGAATCTGAATTCTAGTCTATTTAATAATAATAAAAATAGATTGAGCCGCATCCTGCATGAAGATACGGATGCATCCAAACAAATTTCCCAGGAATTAATCAACCTTCTACCAACTGGAAAGCTTCAAACAATCGTCATCGTCTGTATAGGCACAGACCGTTCTACAGGCGATTCCCTCGGACCACTTGTCGGCACTCTGCTAAGTGAAAAAGCTGAAAACAGTTCTTCATCGTTCCATGTTTATGGTACTTTAGATGACCCTATACATGCGATGAATTTATCGGAAAAATTAAATGAAATAAAAAAGATTCATACCAATCCATTTATAGTCGGAATCGATGCTTGCTTAGGGAAGATGAAAAGTGTCGGTATTGTCCAAATCGGTCAAGGACCAGTGAAACCAGGTGCTGGGGTCAATAAAGATCTTCCTTCCGTTGGAAATGCCCATATAACAGGAATCGTGAATGTAAGTGGCTTCATGGAGTTCATGGTCTTGCAAAACACTCGTCTTAATCTTGTGCTAAAAATGGCCAAAACCATCGCCGAGGGGATTTATGAAGCACAAAATCATTATCCAGTAAAACCTTCCATCACTCCTTTCACATTGTCATTCAAGCAAGAAAAAACCCTTTGA
- a CDS encoding DUF554 domain-containing protein, whose product MVLLGALVNGACILIGSILGRFLQHIPEKIKETVMSGIGLAVMVLGLQMGLKSDQFLIVILSIVGGAVLGEWMNLEARLNSLGNWIERRMKAKEGISISQGFVTATLIFGIGAMAIIGAMDSGIRNDHDVLITKAIIDGFTALVLASTLGIGVLFSAFPVILYEGLIAIFSRQINTLIPTALMDSFILEMTATGGVMILAIGLNIIGVTKIRVANLLPGIMITAILVTIMYYF is encoded by the coding sequence ATGGTATTATTAGGGGCTTTGGTGAATGGTGCCTGCATTTTAATCGGTTCGATTTTGGGAAGGTTTTTGCAACATATACCTGAAAAGATAAAAGAAACGGTCATGAGTGGAATTGGTTTAGCCGTCATGGTCTTAGGCTTGCAGATGGGGCTTAAAAGTGATCAATTTCTTATTGTCATTTTAAGTATTGTTGGAGGGGCTGTCCTTGGGGAATGGATGAATCTTGAGGCTAGGCTTAATTCTTTAGGCAATTGGATTGAACGCAGGATGAAAGCGAAAGAAGGAATTTCGATATCCCAGGGGTTTGTAACGGCTACGCTCATATTTGGCATTGGGGCGATGGCCATTATCGGTGCCATGGATAGCGGTATCCGGAATGATCATGACGTTTTGATAACAAAAGCGATCATCGATGGATTTACAGCACTGGTCCTCGCCAGTACGCTTGGCATAGGAGTACTTTTTTCGGCATTTCCGGTCATTCTTTATGAGGGCTTGATAGCAATTTTTTCAAGACAGATTAATACGCTGATCCCAACTGCTTTAATGGATTCCTTCATACTGGAAATGACGGCAACTGGGGGAGTCATGATTTTAGCAATTGGTTTGAATATTATCGGTGTCACCAAAATAAGGGTGGCTAATCTGCTTCCTGGCATAATGATCACCGCCATTTTAGTTACAATCATGTATTATTTTTAA